In one Hemitrygon akajei chromosome 3, sHemAka1.3, whole genome shotgun sequence genomic region, the following are encoded:
- the LOC140724631 gene encoding extracellular calcium-sensing receptor-like, whose amino-acid sequence MEIGDCRYDLERTAKLDHIGIKKANDLELLERIKLDKLLVPDEMYDRLFFDLMGFRLLQTMIFAIEEINRDEKLLPNVTLGYRIHDDCGSPEIATKAALSMVNGQDETFMDEACDGPLNVPGIVGGAGSSVSIAVARTTGPFTIPLVSYFSTCVCLSDKNQYPTFHRTIPSDEHQSKALMHLVQRFGWTWIGTVHSNDDYGNSGITAFMEAAEDFGLCIAFSESFHRTDPQQKIIKIVQMMKEATTNVVVAFAGPGEMRILFEEVIRQNLSSVQWVGSEAWITTDIVGFDSGWRFLTGAIGTAVPAVDVPGMRDFLQTVHPSSFPDNPLVREFWETTFSCTLNFENATKTIGTVGWISQCSLNESLRHIVNAYTDLTMDGSSYIVYKALLHYMKSIYFTTKTGEKVHLDKNGNPTAAYDIVNWQMNGNGSLVVRKVGYYNGSAPPGKELVLKPHHITWSSGQRESVLKVASQEQGKQPGEDSQFVVLTARTVPMEKLATPQTPLNASSVLFYSGPMIGEINASRRVSSTWLLPKCSARCWWFLLWLDVLVKTILVLTAFKATHPSSNRMKWFGQRQQRISVFLLVSVQGLVCALWLLIAPPFPVINTKYYRERIILECDKGSSAAFYSASGYIALLSCICFVLAFLARKLPDNFNEAKCITFSMLIFCAVWVTYIPASVSSPGKYTVAVEVFAILASSFGLLFCIFAPKCYVIIVTPEKNTKKHIMGKVISEES is encoded by the exons TTTGCAATAGAGGAAATAAACAGGGACGAAAAACTCCTTCCGAATGTAACACTGGGCTACAGGATTCATGATGACTGCGGTTCGCCGGAGATTGCAACAAAGGCGGCTCTGTCTATGGTGAATGGTCAGGATGAAACATTTATGGACGAAGCTTGTGATGGGCCTCTCAATGTACCAGGGATCGTCGGTGGCGCTGGGTCATCGGTGTCCATCGCAGTTGCAAGAACAACCGGACCTTTTACGATACCACTG gtcAGCTACTTTTCCACGTGTGTATGTCTCAGCGACAAGAATCAATATCCAACTTTTCATCGAACTATCCCAAGTGACGAGCATCAGTCGAAGGCGCTGATGCATCTCGTTCAGAGGTTTGGATGGACTTGGATTGGAACTGTTCACAGCAACGATGACTATGGCAACTCCGGAATAACAGCCTTTATGGAGGCTGCTGAGGATTTTGGGCTCTGCATTGCCTTCTCCGAATCATTTCACAGAACGGACCCCCAGCAGAAGATCATCAAGATTGTGCAAATGATGAAAGAAGCGACTACAAATGTCGTTGTGGCCTTTGCCGGACCTGGCGAAATGCGCATTTTATTTGAGGAGGTTATACGGCAAAACCTCAGCAGCGTGCAGTGGGTCGGCAGTGAGGCATGGATTACAACCGACATTGTTGGTTTCGATAGCGGGTGGCGTTTCCTTACAGGGGCAATTGGAACTGCAGTACCTGCTGTCGACGTTCCAGGGATGCGAGACTTCCTTCAGACAGTCCATCCTTCCAGTTTTCCGGATAATCCTTTAGTTAGGGAGTTTTGGGAAACCACCTTCAGCTGTACTCTAAATTTTGAAAACGCGACAAAAACAATAGGTACAGTTGGCTGGATCTCGCAATGCAGTTTAAATGAGAGTTTGCGACACATCGTAAACGCCTACACAGATCTGACCATGGACGGGAGTTCTTACATTGTATATAAAGCG cttCTCCATTATATGAAGTCAATTTATTTCACAACAAAAACTGGAGAGAAGGTGCATCTTGATAAGAACGGCAATCCGACAGCCGCGTACGACATTGTAAACTGGCAAATGAATGGGAACGGTAGCCTTGTAGTTCGGAAAGTTGGATATTACAATGGATCAGCACCTCCCGGTAAAGAGCTTGTGCTGAAGCCACATCACATTACCTGGAGCAGTGGTCAGCGTGAG TCTGTTCTGAAAGTTGCCTCCCAGGAACAAGGAAAGCAGCCAGGAGAGGACAGCCAATTTGTTGTTTTGACTGCACGTACTGTGCCGATGGAGAAATTAGCAACACCACAG ACTCCACTGAATGCATCAAGTGTCCTCTTCTATTCTGGTCCAATGATCGGAGAGATCAATGCATCCCGAAGAGTATCGAGTACCTGGCTTTTACCGAAATGCTCAGCACGTTGTTGGTGGTTCTTGCTTTGGCTGGA TGTTCTGGTCAAGACCATTCTGGTGCTGACGGCATTTAAAGCAACGCATCCCAGCAGTAACAGGATGAAATGGTTTGGTCAAAGACAGCAGAGGATAAGTGTCTTCCTCCTGGTGTCCGTGCAGGGTTTAGTATGTGCGCTTTGGTTGCTCATTGCTCCTCCTTTCCCTGTAATCAATACCAAATATTACCGGGAGAGGATAATTTTAGAATGCGATAAAGGTTCGTCTGCAGCATTTTACTCGGCGTCGGGTTATATCGCCTTGTTATCGTGTATTTGCTTTGTCCTGGCCTTTCTCGCACGGAAGCTGCCGGATAACTTTAATGAGGCAAAGTGTATAACGTTCAGCATGCTCATCTTCTGTGCGGTTTGGGTCACTTATATTCCGGCCTCTGTCAGCTCTCCTGGGAAATACACTGTGGCAGTTGAAGTGTTTGCCATCCTGGCCTCCAGTTTTGGATTGTTGTTTTGCATTTTTGCACCGAAGTGTTACGTTATTATAGTCACTCCGGAGAAAAACACGAAGAAACATATTATGGGGAAAGTGATATCAGAGGAAAGTTAA